In bacterium, the genomic window TCTTCTTCAAGATAATCTCCGTTTTGAATTTCAATTATGCTTAAGGGTGTAGAGCTGGGATTTTCCAGTCTGTGTTTCGCTTCTTTCGGTATATCAATGCTTTCGCCCGGTTTTAGAGAAATTATTTCTTCCCCTTTTGTGATTTTGGCTTCTCCTGAAAGTACTACCCAATGTTCGCTGCGTTGATGATGCAGTTGAAGGCTTAATTTTGAACCGGGATCAACTTCTATTATTTTAATTTTGTATCCTGCTGCTTCGTGAAGAACTGTATAGCTTCCCCATGGCCTGCAAACCTTTTCATGATTAGAATTTTTATCCATCAAGATAATTCCTTTTTTGTAGTCCCCAATATTTTAAATATAATATCATATTATTTATTTAATATCTTTTGATTTTATATGCTTTATTACTTGTATTGCAGTTTTTTCGAGGAAATAAGATGCATTTTTTATAGACTCCTCTTGAGAAATTGATTTTCCTGTCATCTGAAAAACCGCCGTAATACCTGAATTTTCCAAATTTAAATCGTTTTGCGCTGAGCCAGTAATTATAATAGCCGGAATATTATTTTTTTTAGCTAACATGGCAACCTGAAATGGTGCTTTCCCTTGTAATGTCTGGGAGTCAAGCCTTCCCTCTGTTGTTATTACCACATCGCTGGCTTTAATTTTTTCTTCAAGATCTGAAAGAGTTGCTATAAATTTGAAGCCGTCTGTTAATTCAGCGTTTAAAAAGGATTTCATTGCAAAACTAATACCGCCTGCCGCGCCAGCTCCAGGGAAATTTCTATAATCATGACCTATAGTTTTTGATGTAATATCAGCAAAAACAGACAAAATATCATCTAAAAGTTTCACATGTTGATTGTTTGCCCCTTTTTGCGGAGCATAAATAAAGCTAGCACCGTTTTTTCCACAAAGAGGATTTTTTACATCACAGGCGACTAAAATTTTTATAT contains:
- a CDS encoding phosphomannose isomerase type II C-terminal cupin domain, yielding MDKNSNHEKVCRPWGSYTVLHEAAGYKIKIIEVDPGSKLSLQLHHQRSEHWVVLSGEAKITKGEEIISLKPGESIDIPKEAKHRLENPSSTPLSIIEIQNGDYLEEDDIVRFDDIYGRTNS
- a CDS encoding glycerate kinase, whose protein sequence is MKILLATNYLKGSLSAVEAANIIEKAALSVDKEIIIKKIPIADGGDGTLDAIKLYTDFEEKISFVSDPLGRNISAKWLIINHNEEKTAVIEAAQACGLSLLKQQEYNPLKTTTFGVGELINQAAESDCKKIIITIGGSSTNDGGAGILQALGIKLLDKKNNPISQGAEGLINLKSIDISGLNPKLKDIKILVACDVKNPLCGKNGASFIYAPQKGANNQHVKLLDDILSVFADITSKTIGHDYRNFPGAGAAGGISFAMKSFLNAELTDGFKFIATLSDLEEKIKASDVVITTEGRLDSQTLQGKAPFQVAMLAKKNNIPAIIITGSAQNDLNLENSGITAVFQMTGKSISQEESIKNASYFLEKTAIQVIKHIKSKDIK